The following coding sequences lie in one Eriocheir sinensis breed Jianghai 21 chromosome 19, ASM2467909v1, whole genome shotgun sequence genomic window:
- the LOC127000953 gene encoding uncharacterized protein LOC127000953, whose translation QATTTTPSTRPPPPSTRPPPPPPSTRLPPPPRQPGHHQHHPRQPGHHHPPRRPGHHHHHPHPVNRATTTTPVNQATTTTTPINQATTTTPVNQATTPVNRATTTRCSASGFDKSHKKTCNAKARVGGAKARTRGSSARPRGAAPSVAPRGPGRAPSWPRQDAVVFCKFGQVFRNERDICAYVAQRVSPGLTFSLLRLETDASSTVLGLRCRSQQEAQHLWEELEQVNASSRTQIWCFDSLEAARAEVVMSPRDLERSYDFHLGQITKRAEAALARHYDKLAEVEEQVEDLRKGRRNLSLEEFTERLRSRQALQDRLKELELQRDEFLRHMEDVLQRLEAAVSARHFEATAKELRREMATECARLTSALPIYARRTDIVNTVRQHQASVIIGETGSGKSTQMAQFFLQEGVAGNGVVACTQPRKIAATSLATHVAQEMGCEVGGLVGYKVGLQGRRTDATRILYMTDHVLLNECLQDPTLARYSCVIIDEAHERSIYTDLLLGMLRACLRARPELRLVITSATIKPDVFVRYFDECPVVRVSGRVFPVDVEWQEPQPGADSFNNYQEAAVRQALRVHLHEAKGDVLVFLTSPAETERCCQLFHDLLDDRTQDCLVLPLHGRLQSEEQQKVFEPPPAGRRKVVFATNSAETSVTIPGVKFVIDTGLVKEMKYDPVRRINSLAVTLVSKSSARQRQGRAGRLGPGKCFRLYTEEDYNNMADDTLPEILKVHVGHAMLKLMELGVDPINFEYVESPSPEALQAALASLESLGAVADGSLTELGRWIARMPFDPRYGALVHDAVHAGAGLEAVVVAAASSGGPVFYRGGSATEKEAADKKKVPFCHESGDQLTALSAFRAWHRVAERDKGRWCLAHAVNGKTLRAVRETTREVLNTLAKELNTRIPFEFGDAQVVDDTLARLLFRALSSNLSHYLGHPKAGYAPAFKEQRVELHPSCALLPLGRQPEWLVFEQVMRTSRDFAMQVTPVEEEAVVQAVQDGWLRLDLQAAKGKRLVVACCEAVGPQLFREVVGPQYALLRELEERLVADHPGCVVVVEGRQEQGELRVLSSQQHAAALVGSFTDVVPPLRAKFRAEESEECVGRRQDRGGVRAVIVAGGVVADVLMPEEYTAVLVRCRCAAVQGLSEAEVALALGKHGAIKECTKFFRKNSNSPLWGKVVFERREAAVAAVRESQERQADKGNPRQEASEEPDADDDPEITVRPNVRVEARRGAPFTARLQWCRRASKGFGFVSFTHVEDFMRAQSECAFSGIRVAGSLARVKSARKEPYSLHVAGLGPLVMEDVLRATFADKLNIDPTQDLDKVVVVREHRALDPERRRRCERLLRHKIEEVAPRGTFCLELREPRSERDVNFSAFCSFDNPEQGHAACVAINNTTLCGESGVVTMRPDIRSSIFVHANVYAHCGPRVLALVKELEGEQVRLNVKTLKNNNVVVELRSDSVAALTHVRTRLQEAVTGDVVECGNSPASVALFSRQGKQLLKDVMARTRTLVLSDTRLKTVSIHGPAEQRQAARTLVMELLQRLSDHREDVQLRGAGRPPGLMKALMVKYGADLERLRAEAGLGAVTLTLRHHRLGLCGPRQAVEQARQAVEAVAAGLALQEAVEPSEEQPECGACLCPVEGGDALCRLECCGHAYCRECLAQQVATAITDRAFPVLCVHEGCGGALAWRDFVNLSRWGLASLPRLVGAAVAAHVQRHQKDLHYCLTPDCPAVYRASASGALFVCPECEARVCTACHEQYHEGLTCAMFRSAEQDGGIGAWLRQDADRRKVCPACTTPIEKVAGCNKMTCGACRKVLCWMCLEVFSSEEDCYRHLQNVHGGY comes from the coding sequence caggccaccaccaccaccccgtcaACCAGGCCACCACCCCCGTCaaccaggccaccaccaccacccccgtcaaccaggctaccaccaccaccccgtcaACCaggccaccaccaacaccacccccgtCAACCGGGGCACCACCACCCCCCCCGTCgaccaggccaccaccaccaccacccccaccccgtcaaccgggccaccaccaccacccccgtcaaccaggccaccaccaccaccacccccatcaaccaggccaccaccaccacccccgtcaaCCAGGCCACCACCCCCGTCAACCGGGCCACCACCACACGCTGCAGTGCCTCTGGGTTCGACAAGTCACACAAAAAAACATGTAATGCCAAGGCCAGGGTTGGGGGCGCCAAGGCCAGGACTAGGGGCTCCTCGGCCCGGCCCCGAGGTGCCGCACCCTCCGTGGCGCCTCGAGGCCCCGGGCGGGCCCCCAGCTGGCCGCGTCAAGACGCCGTGGTGTTCTGCAAGTTTGGACAGGTGTTCCGGAACGAGAGGGACATCTGCGCCTACGTGGCTCAGCGCGTCTCCCCCGGCCTGACGTTTTCGCTACTCCGCCTGGAGACGGACGCCTCGAGCACCGTGTTGGGTCTTCGGTGCCGCAGTCAGCAGGAGGCGCAGCACCTATGGGAGGAGTTGGAGCAGGTCAACGCCTCCTCCCGCACACAGATTTGGTGCTTCGACTCCCTAGAAGCGGCGAGGGCGGAGGTTGTTATGTCCCCGCGAGACTTGGAGCGTTCCTACGACTTCCACTTGGGGCAAATTACGAAGAGGGCGGAGGCGGCCCTAGCCAGGCACTACGACAAGCTGGCGGAagtggaggagcaggtggaggatcTGCGTAAAGGCCGAAGAAACCTGTCCCTGGAGGAGTTTACTGAACGTCTAAGGTCCCGCCAAGCCTTGCAGGACCGCCTGAAGGAGCTGGAGCTACAGCGGGACGAGTTCCTGCGACACATGGAGGACGTCCTCCAACGGCTGGAAGCGGCCGTTAGTGCGCGACACTTCGAGGCCACGGCCAAGGAGCTGAGGCGGGAGATGGCCACGGAATGCGCCAGGCTGACCAGCGCCCTGCCGATCTACGCGCGGCGGACGGACATCGTGAACACGGTGAGGCAGCACCAGGCGAGCGTCATCATCGGCGAGACAGGCTCGGGCAAGAGCACCCAGATGGCCCAGTTCTTCCTGCAGGAGGGCGTGGCGGGGAACGGCGTGGTGGCCTGCACTCAGCCTCGGAAGATCGCTGCCACGAGCCTAGCGACCCACGTGGCGCAGGAGATGGGGTGCGAGGTTGGGGGGCTGGTGGGCTACAAGGTGGGGCTGCAGGGCCGACGGACGGACGCCACCAGGATCCTGTACATGACGGACCACGTGCTGCTCAATGAGTGCCTGCAGGACCCCACGCTGGCCCGCTACTCCTGCGTCATCATCGACGAGGCTCACGAACGCAGCATCTACACGGACCTGCTGCTGGGCATGCTACGGGCCTGCCTGCGGGCGCGGCCGGAGCTGCGGCTCGTCATCACCTCCGCCACCATCAAGCCCGACGTTTTCGTGCGTTACTTCGACGAGTGTCCAGTGGTGCGTGTGTCTGGCCGCGTGTTTCCCGTGGACGTGGAGTGGCAGGAGCCGCAGCCTGGCGCCGACAGCTTCAACAACTACCAGGAGGCGGCGGTGCGCCAGGCGCTGCGCGTCCACCTGCACGAGGCGAAGGGCGACGTGCTGGTGTTCCTTACCTCGCCCGCCGAGACGGAGCGTTGCTGCCAGCTCTTTCACGACCTGCTGGATGACCGCACCCAGGACTGCCTGGTGTTGCCGCTGCACGGTCGGCTGCAGAGCGAAGAGCAACAGAAGGTGTTCGAACCTCCCCCGGCGGGCCGCCGCAAAGTAGTGTTCGCCACCAACAGCGCCGAGACCTCCGTCACCATCCCCGGCGTGAAGTTCGTCATCGACACGGGCCTCGTTAAGGAGATGAAGTATGACCCCGTGCGGCGCATCAACAGCCTGGCCGTCACGCTGGTGTCCAAGAGCTCTGCGCGCCAGCGGCAGGGCAGAGCAGGTCGCCTCGGCCCCGGCAAGTGCTTCCGTCTCTACACCGAGGAAGACTACAACAACATGGCGGACGACACGCTGCCGGAGATCCTGAAGGTGCACGTGGGCCACGCCATGCTCAAGCTGATGGAGCTGGGCGTGGACCCCATCAACTTTGAGTACGTGGAGTCGCCCTCGCCGGAGGCCCTACAGGCAGCCTTGGCCTCGCTGGAGAGTCTCGGGGCGGTGGCCGATGGAAGCCTCACCGAGCTGGGGCGGTGGATCGCCAGGATGCCTTTCGATCCCCGCTACGGCGCGTTGGTGCACGACGCGGTGCACGCCGGGGCGGGgctggaggctgtggtggtggcggcggccagCAGCGGCGGGCCCGTGTTCTACCGCGGCGGCTCGGCCACGGAGAAGGAAGCAGCGGACAAAAAGAAGGTTCCTTTTTGCCACGAGAGCGGTGACCAGCTGACGGCGCTGAGCGCGTTCCGCGCGTGGCACCGGGTGGCGGAGCGCGACAAGGGCCGCTGGTGCCTGGCCCACGCCGTCAACGGCAAGACTCTGCGGGCGGTGCGGGAGACGACCCGCGAGGTGCTCAACACCCTCGCCAAAGAGCTGAACACCCGCATCCCCTTCGAGTTCGGTGATGCCCAAGTCGTGGACGACACGCTAGCGCGCCTCCTGTTCCGTGCGCTGAGCTCCAACTTGAGTCATTATCTGGGGCACCCCAAGGCCGGCTACGCCCCCGCCTTCAAGGAGCAGCGCGTGGAGCTGCACCCGTCCTGTGCCTTGCTGCCCCTAGGCCGCCAGCCGGAGTGGCTGGTGTTCGAGCAGGTGATGCGAACCTCGAGGGACTTCGCCATGCAGGTGACgcccgtggaggaggaggcggtggtgcagGCGGTGCAGGACGGCTGGCTGCGGCTGGACTTGCAGGCCGCCAAAGGGAAGAGGCTGGTGGTGGCGTGCTGTGAGGCCGTGGGGCCGCAGCTGTTCCGCGAGGTTGTGGGGCCGCAGTACGCACTGCTCCGGGAACTGGAGGAGCGGCTTGTGGCCGACCACCCgggctgtgtggtggtggtggagggccggCAGGAGCAGGGCGAGCTGCGGGTGCTGTCGTCCCAGCAACACGCCGCCGCCCTCGTCGGCAGCTTCACCGACGTGGTGCCGCCGCTGCGGGCCAAGTTCAGGGCTGAGGAGAGCGAGGAGTGTGTCGGGAGGAGGCAAGACCGCGGCGGCGTGCGTGCAGTGATAGTCGCTGGTGGCGTGGTGGCTGACGTGCTCATGCCCGAGGAGTACACGGCCGTGCTGGTAAGGTGCCGCTGCGCCGCTGTGCAGGGGCTGTCAGAGGCGGAGGTGGCGCTGGCCCTGGGCAAGCACGGGGCCATCAAGGAGTGCACCAAGTTCTTCCGCAAGAACAGCAACTCTCCGCTGTGGGGGAAGGTGGTGTTTGAGCGGCGTGAGGCAGCCGTCGCCGCTGTCAGGGAGAGCCAGGAGCGGCAGGCCGACAAAGGGAACCCAAGGCAGGAGGCGTCTGAGGAGCCTGACGCTGACGACGACCCAGAGATCACTGTGCGGCCCAACGTGCGGGTAGAGGCGCGGAGGGGCGCACCCTTCACCGCCAGGCTGCAGTGGTGTCGGCGGGCGTCCAAGGGCTTCGGCTTTGTGTCCTTCACCCACGTGGAGGACTTCATGCGGGCACAGAGTGAGTGCGCCTTCTCTGGCATCCGTGTGGCCGGCTCCTTAGCCAGGGTCAAGTCCGCCCGCAAGGAGCCCTACAGCCTGCACGTCGCCGGCCTGGGTCCACTGGTGATGGAGGACGTGCTGCGCGCCACCTTCGCCGATAAACTGAACATTGACCCAACACAGGACCTggacaaggtggtggtggtgcgggaacATCGGGCGCTGGACCCTGAACGCCGCCGCAGATGCGAGCGGCTCCTCCGGCACAAGATTGAGGAGGTCGCGCCGCGCGGCACCTTCTGTCTGGAGCTGCGGGAGCCGCGCTCTGAGCGGGACGTGAACTTCTCTGCGTTCTGCAGCTTTGACAACCCAGAGCAGGGCCACGCTGCCTGCGTCGCCATCAACAACACCACCCTCTGCGGCGAGAGCGGCGTGGTCACCATGCGGCCGGACATCCGCAGCTCCATCTTCGTGCACGCCAACGTGTACGCCCACTGCGGCCCGCGGGTGCTGGCGCTGGTGAAGGAGCTGGAGGGGGAGCAGGTGCGCCTCAACGTCAAGACCCTCAAGAACAACAACGTGGTGGTGGAGCTGCGCAGCGACAGTGTGGCGGCGCTGACGCACGTGCGCACTCGCCTGCAGGAGGCGGTGACGGGCGATGTGGTCGAGTGCGGCAACAGCCCTGCCTCCGTCGCGCTCTTCTCTCGCCAGGGCAAACAGCTCCTGAAGGACGTGATGGCCCGCACGCGCACGCTTGTGCTGTCAGACACCCGCCTCAAAACGGTGTCCATCCACGGGCCGGCGGAGCAGCGGCAAGCTGCCCGCACACTGGTAATGGAGCTCCTGCAGCGGCTGTCTGACCACCGCGAGGACGTGCAGCTGCGGGGCGCCGGACGCCCGCCTGGCCTCATGAAGGCGCTGATGGTGAAGTACGGCGCCGACCTGGAGAGGCTGCGAGCCGAGGCGGGCCTGGGGGCGGTGACGCTCACGCTGCGGCACCACCGCCTTGGGCTGTGCGGGCCGCGGCAGGCCGTGGAGCAGGCCAGGCAGGCCGTGGAGGCCGTGGCGGCGGGCCTGGCCCTGCAGGAGGCAGTGGAGCCTAGCGAGGAGCAGCCTGAGTGCGGCGCCTGTCTGTGCCCCGTGGAGGGCGGCGACGCTCTGTGTCGCCTCGAGTGTTGTGGCCACGCCTACTGCCGCGAGTGTCTGGCCCAGCAGGTGGCCACGGCCATCACCGACAGGGCTTTCCCCGTGCTGTGTGTCCACGAGGGCTGCGGCGGCGCCCTGGCGTGGCGGGACTTCGTCAACCTGTCCCGCTGGGGCCTGGCGTCCCTGCCCCGCCTGGTGGGCGCCGCCGTGGCCGCCCACGTGCAGCGACACCAGAAGGACCTCCACTACTGCCTCACGCCGGACTGCCCGGCCGTGTACCGCGCCAGCGCCAGCGGCGCCCTTTTCGTGTGCCCGGAGTGCGAGGCGCGTGTGTGCACAGCTTGCCACGAGCAGTACCACGAGGGCCTCACCTGCGCCATGTTCCGGAGCGCAGAGCAGGACGGCGGCATCGGCGCCTGGCTAAGGCAGGACGCGGACCGCAGGAAGGTCTGTCCTGCCTGCACCACCCCCATCGAGAAGGTGGCGGGCTGCAACAAGATGACCTGCGGGGCCTGCCGCAAGGTGCTGTGCTGGATGTGCCTCGAAGTTTTCTCCTCCGAGGAAGATTGTTACAGACACCTTCAGAACGTCCACGGCGGCTACTGA